From Candoia aspera isolate rCanAsp1 chromosome 4, rCanAsp1.hap2, whole genome shotgun sequence, a single genomic window includes:
- the LOC134496534 gene encoding olfactory receptor 8S1-like: protein MVLKSSEVENQTVITEFILLGLSNDPHIEDFLLFFFMIIFLVTILGNVIVILVIKSELHLQTPMFFFLSHLAFVDICYSSVTVPRMLANFVTKQKTISQEGCIAQIFFIFQTACTEVFILSAMGYDRYVAICAPLHYSRYLSKEICNKMVGGAWLLGFFHAIVNVLPLLNLHFCSKNIIRHYSCELPSLLALSCKQNLINYIVLLISVFIFGLSSFLFTLVSYIYIISTILKIHSAEGRRKAFSTCSSHLIVVGLFYITGFFRYMKPNSESFIDLDKVISIQYSILTPMLNPIIYSLKNKEIKSALVKLFGKYNPISNP from the coding sequence ATGGTTCTTAAATCATCTGAGGTAGAAAATCAAACTGTAATAACAGAGTTTATCCTTTTGGGACTCTCCAATGATCCACACATagaggattttcttcttttcttcttcatgatCATTTTTTTAGTCACCATCTTGGGAAATGTAATTGTTATATTGGTGATCAAGTCTGAGCTTCACCTTCAGACCCCCATGTtcttctttctcagccatttagCTTTCGTTGACATCTGCTATTCCTCAGTCACTGTTCCCAGGATGCTGGCAAACTTCGTAACAAAGCAGAAAACCATTTCTCAGGAAGGATGCATTGCACAGATCTTCTTCATTTTTCAAACAGCTTGTACAGAAGTGTTCATCCTCTCAGCAATGGGTTATGATCGATATGTGGCTATATGTGCCCCCCTGCATTACAGCAGATACTTGTCAAAAGAGATATGCAATAAAATGGTGGGTGGAGCTTGGCTCCTGGGATTCTTTCATGCTATAGTGAATGTCCTACCTTTGCTAAATCTCCATTTTTGCAGCAAGAATATCATCAGACATTATAGTTGTGAGCTTCCTTCACTTTTGGCCTTGTCTTGTAAGCAGAACCTCATCAACTACATTGTTCTTCTTATCTCTGTCTTCATATTTGGCTTGAGCTCATTTCTTTTCACCCTGGTCTCTTACATTTATATCATTTCAACCATCCTGAAAATCCATTCAGCAGAAGGCAGGCGAAAAGCTTTTTCCACCTGCAGCTCCCACCTCATTGTGGTGGGCTTATTTTACATTACAGGTTTCTTCCGGTATATGAAACCAAATTCAGAATCATTCATTGATTTGGACAAAGTGATCTCCATTCAGTACAGCATCTTAACACCCATGTTGAACCCCATCATATACAGCCTCAAGAACAAAGAGATCAAATCTGCTTTGGTGAAACTGTTTGGAAAATATAACCCC